The sequence ggcctgggttcaatccctggccggggaactagatcccacatacatgccacAAATAAGGAGCCTGCGAGCTGTAACTAGAAGGAAGCTgcctgctgcaactgagacccagcgcaaccaaataaattaaataaataaataaataaaacccacaatgggataccacttcacacctctTACGATGGCtactacttaaaaaacaaaaacaaaacagaaaataacaagtgttggcaaggatgtggaaaaattggaactcgTGTGttgttggtggttttttttttttttttttttttttttttttttttttttttttttctaattaggaaaagaatttattaaatataagatTTAAGCCACAGACAGATAAATATTCAACATCACTGTGGGGAAAAGGGGTTTCTCTATTGAAAAATCCTCTGCCACCACTGACGCTCAGAACTGGATGCCAGAACTTCCATCGCTGCCCCCTCCAAGGGGTGCAGTGATGGTGGAGAGTGGGATGAAggtgaggaaagaggcagggtTCTGCTGAGGAGGGTAGGtctgagaaggaagcagaggaagaggCTCAACTCTTTCAGAAGCCAGAGCCCAGCCCTGTGTGGGGCCTCCTAGGACGTCACCATCTCAGGGGAGCCCAGCTGCCCGGCGCTCCTAGGGCCCTGTTGCGGCCACCACAGGTGCTGATGCAGTCGTCCTTATCCAGGAAGTTGTTCTGCTTCCTTCTGCACCCACCGTAAACGAAGGTCTCGCAGAGCCCAGACTTGGCATTGTAGAAGTATCTGATGAACAGGGCCCTGCAGGGACCCGTGTAGGGAGGCTCCAGGCACAAGGCAGGGCGCAGGGCTGCCGGGACTTGGGCCTGGTTGCTGGTTTCACCCCCCGGGGTGCCGGCCACCAGGGTGCCGAGGAGGACGAGAAGGGCTGCAGAGAGGCAGAGCCGTCTCATGTTCATGGCCTCGCAGGAGGGCTTCTTGTTGGTGGTtttaaatggtgcagccactatagaaattagtatggcagttcctaaaaaaactaaaaatatattaccatgtaatccagcaattcaaaagaattgaaagtagggtcttgaagagatatttatacacccatgttcatagcagcactatttagaatagccaagaggtcgaaacaacccaagtgcccatggacagatgaatggacaagcaaaatgtgatatatacatacagtggaatattattcagccttaaaaaatgatggaaaatctgacacatgctacaacatggatgaatgttgaggatattatgctacatgaaaaaaagccagtcacaagaagACAGATACTTTAtgtttccacttatatgaggtatctagagtagtcaaattcatagagacagaaagtagaatggtggtttccaggggttggagggaaggggagatgggAAATTGTTTAAAGGGTATGGTgttacagttttgcaagatgaagagctCTGGAgcttgcacaacaatatgaatgtgcttaacactactgaactgtacacttaaaaatggttaagattgggacttccctggtggtgcagtggttaagaatcaacctggcaatgcaggggacacaggttcaagccctggtccgggaagatcccacgtgccacggagcaactaagtccatgcgccacaactactgagcctgcgctctagagcccacaagccacaactactgagcctgcgtgaagccctcgcgcctagagcccatgctccgcaacaagaggagccaccgcaatgagaagcccacacaccacaacaaagagtagcccccactcgccacaactagagaaagcccacacgcagcagccaagacccaacgcagccaaaaatttttttaaaaaaaggttaagattgtaaattttatgttatatatattttacctcaattttttttaaaagacagcagatatctgttgactgaatgaaataatgaatgaatatgtaagTTAAGACTAACATTTCTGATatttatttaccatttcaacTTTATTGGACTTGGCTACTTCTAACGGTTACTAGTTTTGAGTATttttgtgagagagagagagagaaaaacagatagaGAGACAGTTCTCCACACCGCTCTCACATTTATCTTACTTTTCTGAAGCACAGATCTCATCATACAATGCCTCCACTTAAAAACCATTGATAGAGTCCAActtatcaaactttttttttatggttAGCACTATTGTATCTTGTCCAAATGCTCTTTGCCCACCCCAATTTATTAAGATTGTCTTCTGTGTTTTGGgaagaagttttacagttttagcttttacattttagTCTAATATCTACCTCAAATTAATACCagtttatggggacttccctagtggtccagtggctaagacactgtgctcccaatgcagggggccgggatTCAGTCCAGGCTTAGGACTTAGAATAGTCCTAAGGACTTacaatagtcaaaacaattttgaaaaagatataGTTGAAGGACTTATGCttatcagggaactagatcccacatgctgcaactaaaagtttgcatgccacaactaaagaatccgcatgtggcaacaaagatcccgcacgcagcaacaaagatcctgcatgccgcaactaagacccagtgcagccaaataaataaataaataaaagttaaaaaaaacaaaacaaaacagtgtatggtgtgaggtaggggttgaGGTTCACTTTTTTCCATAAGGATATTAAATTTATCCAACACTATTTGTtaaagactgttttttctccttcaaattaCCTTGGCACCTACATTAGTTATCTATCActgtataacaaattactccCAAACTTCGCAActtagctgcttttttttttttttttttggctatgcagctttattattttttttaacatctttattggagtataattgctttacaatggtgtgttagtttctgctttataacaaaatgaatcagctacacatatacatatatccccatatctcctccctcttgcatctccctccctatcccacccctctaggaggtcacaaagcaccaagctgatctccctgtgctatgtggctgcttcccactagctatctgttttacatttggtagtgtatatatgtccatgccactctctcacttcgtcccagcttacccttccccttccgcatgtcctcaagtccattctctatgtctgcatctttattcctgtcctgcccctaggttcttcagaaactttttttttttttagattccatatatatgtgttagcatatggtatttgtttttctctttctgacttacttcaccctgtatgacagtctctaggtccatccacctcactacaagtaactcaatttcatttctttttatggctgcataatattccattgtatatatgtaccacatcttctttatccattcatctgttgatggacacttaggtggcttccatgtcctggctattgtaaatagagcttcaatgaacattgtggtacatgactatttttgaattatggttttcttagggtatatgcccagtagtgggattgctgggtcgtatggtagttctatttttagttttttaaggaacctccatactgttctccatagtggctgtatcaatttacattcccaccaacagtgcaagagggttcccttttctccacaccctctccagcatgctGCAGCTTTAAACTGCAATATTTATTACCTCATAGTTTCTATGGTTAAGGAACCTGGGCACATTTTATATGGATGCCCTGGAATAAGGTTTCTCACGAGTTTGCAGTCATGCTGTTGGCCAGGGCTTCAGTCTCATCCAAAGGCTTGATTTGAGGGGAGGGGAGTCTGCTTCCAAGCTCGCTCATGTGGTTCTTGGCTGACCTTGGTCCCTTGAcacatgggcctctccacagggctgccTTACAACATGACAACTAGCTCTTTACCAATAGCAAGCCATCCAAGAAAGAGTGCCACCAAGATGTAAGCCATAGTATTCTTTAAGCCTCACCCCAGGAGTAACATCCTATCATTTCTGTCAGTCCACATTCGAGGGGAGGAGAATACATaagggtgtgaataccaggagagAGGAATCATTGTGGGACATCTTAGAGGCTGCCTGCTACAACatcctttttcaaaaatcaatttgctgtatatgtttgggtctatttctaggcTCTATTCTGTTCAACTGACCTATTTATTTATCCATATACTAATGCCATGTTGCCTTGATTTCTGTAGCTCTATAGCAAGTCTTGAGGTCAGGTGGTATAAGTCCTTCAACTATAtctctttcaaaattgttttgactattctaagccctttgtattttcatataaattttagaatcagcttgtcagtttctatgAAAAACCTGCTGGTATTTTAATTAGAATTACATTAACTCTATAAATTAATTTGTGAATAATTAATATCTTaataatattgtcttccaatTTATTAATGTGTAGTAATAATGTGTGTATCTGACAAAGGACAaatatctggaatatataaagaactcctataattCAATAATAACGAGACAGCaacccaaaattttttaaatgggcaaaagacttgaaatgACACTTAAGAAAGAACAgctacaaatggctaataagcatatgaaaagatgcacaatacttaattattagggaaatacaaattaaaaccacaatgagataacacttcaTGCCTTCCagaatatctaaaattaaaaacactgacaATAAAAAATGTTGGCTAGATTTGGGGCAagtagaactctcatacatttctGCTGGAAGTGAAAAATGGTACAATCCTTTGGAAGTAGTTTGACAATTTCTTATAAATTGTAACACATATCTAtcctatgacccagaaattcaaatttctaggcatttactcaagagaaatgcaaacataTAGCTACAAAAAAAGTGTTGTATAAgaatttttataacagctttattcataatcatcaaaaactggaaacaacacaaatgtccatcaacagataaatggattaaaaaattgatTATCATTGGActattactcaacaataaaaaggaatgaaccactgatatatgtaaaaacatagatgaatctcaaaacacATGTGCAAAAGAAGCCATACATATAATTATacacactatatgattccatttatatgacattctagaactAACAAAACTAATGTACAACGTGGTAGAATAAAGATGGCCCAAATTCTTTGTCTCTGCCCACACTGAGTGGTgggctttatttctcctttgaatttAGGCTGGCCTTGTGATTGCTTTGACATATAGAATagagcagaagtgatgctgtgccaGTTTAGAGTTTAGTCTTTAAAAGGACTGGCAGCTTACACTTCCTCCTTCTTGGAacccatgctgtgaggaagcccaaacagCCATGTGGAAGAAAAACGAGATCCATAACTGGCAGTCCTAGCTGAGATCACAGCCAAAAGCCAATCCCAAATTGCCAGCCATGCAAGTGAGtcatcttggaagtggattctccaGTTTCAGTCAAGCTGTCTCAGCTGGCTGATGCCACAGAGAACAGAGACAAAACGATTCCACTAAACCCTGACCAGTTGCAGTATCATGAGcaaataaatgatttttgttgttttaagtcactaggtTTGGGCGtgattatttattgaaataaccAAAACATGTGGTAATAAAAATCATATCAGTAGTTGCCTTGGGGAAGAGAGACCAATTGCAAAGGGCACAAGAGGGATTTCAGGGGTGGTGGCAATGTTCTGTAtcttaaaaaatgggacctaattaaacttaaatgcttttgcacagcaaaggataccatcagaaaaatgaaaagacaacctatggaatgagagaaaatatttacaaatgatatgaccaacaagtggcaatatccaatatatataaacagcttgtacaactcaatatcaaaaaaccaaacaacccaatcaaaaatgggcagaagagggacttccctggtggtgcagtggttaagaatctgcctaccaatgcaggggacacaggtttgatctctggcccgggaagatcccacatgccatggagcaactaagccacaaccactgagcctgtgctctagagccctcgagccacaactactgagcccatgtgccacagctactgaagcccacatgccacaactactgaagcccatgctctgcaacaaagagaagccactgaaatgaaaagcccgcgcacctcaacaaagagtagcccctgcttgctgcaactagagaaagcccgttaGCCcctacttgctgcaactagagaaagcccgtgcgcagcaacaaagactcaatgcagccataaataaataaataaataaatttatttaaaaaaaaaaaagaatcggcTAGCTAGTGCATGTGGcatggtttcgatccctggtccgggaagatcccacatgctggggagcaactaagcccatgcgccacaactactgaagcccgcgtgcgctagagcccgcaagccgcaactactgagcccatgcactgcaactactgaagcccgtgggctctagggcccacgtgccgcaactactgagcccgcacacctagagcccgtgctctgcaacaaaagaaaccaccacagtgagaagcctgcacacctcaacaaagagtagcccccgctcgacacaactagagaaagcctgctcacagcaacaaagacccaatgcaaccaaaaataaaaaataaaaataaataaataaataaaactctttgAACCATAGAC comes from Balaenoptera ricei isolate mBalRic1 chromosome 2, mBalRic1.hap2, whole genome shotgun sequence and encodes:
- the LOC132360110 gene encoding serum basic protease inhibitor-like produces the protein MNMRRLCLSAALLVLLGTLVAGTPGGETSNQAQVPAALRPALCLEPPYTGPCRALFIRYFYNAKSGLCETFVYGGCRRKQNNFLDKDDCISTCGGRNRALGAPGSWAPLRW